The following coding sequences are from one Thamnophis elegans isolate rThaEle1 chromosome 5, rThaEle1.pri, whole genome shotgun sequence window:
- the LOC116509481 gene encoding signal-regulatory protein beta-1-like, which yields MAALSSSKRIPGPLPLLLLLMLLLLQHLVVTGQKVEIAQLPESVSVKAGETITLKCTVTGDNLPGSVRWYKGWDRKQEIYRDKQRASNKVARVIPGSNMDFSIKIQNVHPEDADTYYCVKLKAGLQEIVLALGNGTLVSVIESQQQSILVLFIALFLTKVAILLFISCLFLIKVFGHKGTDDRSGTFQEVKPSGTST from the exons ATGGCTGCCTTGAGCTCCTCCAAGAGAATCCCTGGTCCTCTtccactgctgctgctgttgaTGCTCCTCCTTCTGCAACATCTGG TTGTTACAGGACAGAAGGTAGAGATAGCCCAACTTCCGGAGTCCGTATCGGTGAAAGCAGGAGAGACCATCACTCTAAAGTGTACAGTGACTGGAGATAATTTACCTGGAAGCGTGCGGTGGTACAAAGGGTGGGACAGAAAACAGGAAATTTACCGTGATAAACAAAGAGCTTCCAACAAGGTGGCCAGGGTCATCCCAGGATCCAACATGGACTTCAGCATCAAGATCCAAAACGTCCATCCTGAAGATGCCGATACCTACTATTGTGTGAAGTTGAAGGCCGGGCTCCAAGAGATCGTGCTGGCTTTAGGGAATGGCACTCTGGTCTCCGTGATCG AGTCACAGCAACAATCCATCCTTGTTCTCTTCATTGCGCTTTTCCTGACCAAAGTagccatccttcttttcatctcttGCCTTTTCCTAATAAAAGTGTTTGGACACAAGGGGACAGATGATCGTTCCGGAACATTCCAGGAAGTGAAACCGTCTGGGACTTCAACTTAG